TGGCGGTAGCGTTCATGGATGAGGCGCTCGCCTTAAGGAATAAGGGGATCACAGCACCGATCCTTGTGCTTGGCGCCAGCAGACCTGGGGACGTGAACATTGCGGCCGAGGAAGGAATCATCCTGACCGTTTTTCAGGAAGAATGGCTGGAAAAAGCGCAGGAAGCATTAAAAAAAGATGCAAAACTTTTGCTTCATATAAAAATAGATACAGGGATGGGAAGGATCGGAATACGCTCAGCCTCGGAATTGAAGGCTGTTGAAAAAATCCTTGAAGAAGATTCAAGATTACTGCTTCACGGAATCTACACCCATTTTGCGACAGCGGACGAATTAGATGATTCCTATTTCAACAGGCAGCTTGGGTTGTTCAAGGAAATGCTCTCATTCCTCGAAAAGCAGCCGCCATTCATTCACGGCAGTAACAGTGCTGCAGCTCTAATGCATCCAGATGCCCGTTTCAATGCTGTAAGGGTAGGGATTGCGATGTACGGACTGGCGCCGTCAATGGAAATCGCGCCGGAATTGCCGGTTGAGATACAAGAGGCATTCACTCTCCATTCGAGGATTGTTCATGTGAAGAAGCTCGAAAAAGGAGAAAAGGTCAGCTATGGTGCAACCTATGAAGCTTCTGAAGAAATTTGGGTAGGGACGCTTCCTATTGGGTATGCTGATGGATGGATAAGAAGGCTTCAGGGTCAGGAAGTACTGGTTGATGGAAAAAGGTCGCCAATCATTGGTCGGATTTGCATGGACCAGTGCATGGTGAAGCTCCCGTATGAGGTACCGGTAGGGACAATCGCTACCTTAATTGGAAGTCAGGGACAAGAGGAGATCTCGATCAATGAGATTGCCAGCAAGCTAGAAACCATCAACTATGAAGTCCCGTGCATCATTTCCTCAAGGGTACCTAGACTGTACAGGCAAAATGGCGAAGTAGTCGATTTGAACAATTCACTATTGTAAAACACATCCAGTAATTAACAAACCTGTGCAATCCCGCTAATCCCGTGCATAAAATACTAATTTTTTGGCGGATAATACAGAAGAATTGCTGATTTACCTTTGCATCTGGCAGAAATAGTGATAATATTAGAAATGGTAGAGAGATAACGAATTTAATAATGGTATGTAGTGATGATGGTGGAGGTGTATGTTTGTGTCTGAATCCAGCGCAACAACTGAGATTTTGGTAAAGTTACCGCAGCATCTTTTAAGTGAACTAGATGGATTTGTTAAGCAAGAAAACGTAAACCGCAGCGAATTTATTTATCAGGCAACAAAAATGTTTTTGCGTGAGAAGAAAAAGAGACAAATTCGTGAATCCATGAGACGTGGCTATATGGAAATGGCTAAAATTAATTTGACTATTGCATCAGAAGCATTTCAAGCAGAATACGAAGCAGCACACACAGTTGAACGTCTAGTCAGCGGAGGATGATCCTTTGATTGTCAAACGTGGTGACGTCTATTTTGCAGACCTATCCCCAGTTGTTGGTTCAGAACAAGGCGGAGTTCGCCCGGTCCTGGTCATCCAAAACGACATCGGGAATCGGTTCAGTCCCACAGTCATTATCGCAGCGATCACGGCACAGATCCAAAAAGCCAAGCTTCCCACTCATGTGGAAATTGATGCGAAGCGGTACGGTTTTGAACGAGACTCGGTTATCTTATTGGAGCAAATACGCACAATTGACAAACAGCGCCTAACCGATAAAATCACCCATCTCGATGACGAAATGATGGAAAAAGTGGATGAAGCCCTTCAGGTAAGTTTAGGTCTTATTGAATTCTGATTAACAGCACGCTCTTAAAAAAGGGCGTTTTTTTGTACCGGACACCTGGCCTGCCAGCAGGCCTTTTACATAACCAAAAAATAAAAACGGATGTTTTCTGTGTGGGAGGCAAGCATGAGGCTTGTCTCTTTTTTATTGGAGAGAGAGTTTTGACTGCCGGTAATCTACAGGGGTAGATGGGAGAAAGCAGACTTGGATGTACAGGTATGCAGTGAAAGAAAAGAAAGCTGTCAGTCGGAAGTAAGCTGATGTTTGGACAGGTTTGTAGGGGAATCGAGGAAAGCTGTCAGAAGGATGCACCACCTTTAGACGGGTTTGAGGGGAAATCGTGGAAAGCTGTCAAAAGTAAGCTGATGTTTGGACAGGTTTGAAGGGAAATCGAGAAAAGCTGTCAGAAGTAAGCTGATGTTTGGACAGGTTTGAAGGGAATTGGAGAAAAGCTGTCAGAAGTAGGCTTATGTTTGGACAGGTTTGAAGGGAAATCGAGGAAAGCTGTCAAAAGTAAGCTGATGTTTGGACAGGTTTAAAGGGAAATAGAGAAAAGCTGTCAGAAGTAGGCTTATGTTTGGACAGGTTTGAAGGGCAATCGAGGAAAGCTGTCAAAAGTAGGCTGATGTTTGGACAGGTTTGTAGGGGAATCGAGGAAAGCTGTCAAAAGTAAGCTGATGTTTGGACAGGTTTGAAGGGAATTGGAGAAAAGCTGTCAGAAGTAAGCTGATGTTTGGACAGGTTTGTAGGGGAATAGAGAAAAGCTGTCAAAAGTAAGCCCATGTTTGGACAGGTTTGAAGGGAAAGCGAAGAAAGCTGTCAGAAGGATGCACCACCTTTTGACGGGTTCGAGGGGAAATCGCGTGAAGCTGTCAAAAGCAGGCTCGAGTTTGGACAGGTTCATCAGTATTGAGGTTATCCCGGTTTTACCCACCGGAAGAGACGAAGAAATACGAATTTCCATTCAAGAGTTTTTCC
This is a stretch of genomic DNA from Mesobacillus jeotgali. It encodes these proteins:
- the ndoA gene encoding type II toxin-antitoxin system endoribonuclease NdoA; protein product: MIVKRGDVYFADLSPVVGSEQGGVRPVLVIQNDIGNRFSPTVIIAAITAQIQKAKLPTHVEIDAKRYGFERDSVILLEQIRTIDKQRLTDKITHLDDEMMEKVDEALQVSLGLIEF
- the alr gene encoding alanine racemase, whose product is MEEQGFFYRDTWAEVDLDRIKNNVKGIKGHLPEDVEFIAVVKANAYGHGDLQVAEAALEAGASMLAVAFMDEALALRNKGITAPILVLGASRPGDVNIAAEEGIILTVFQEEWLEKAQEALKKDAKLLLHIKIDTGMGRIGIRSASELKAVEKILEEDSRLLLHGIYTHFATADELDDSYFNRQLGLFKEMLSFLEKQPPFIHGSNSAAALMHPDARFNAVRVGIAMYGLAPSMEIAPELPVEIQEAFTLHSRIVHVKKLEKGEKVSYGATYEASEEIWVGTLPIGYADGWIRRLQGQEVLVDGKRSPIIGRICMDQCMVKLPYEVPVGTIATLIGSQGQEEISINEIASKLETINYEVPCIISSRVPRLYRQNGEVVDLNNSLL
- a CDS encoding CopG family ribbon-helix-helix protein — its product is MSESSATTEILVKLPQHLLSELDGFVKQENVNRSEFIYQATKMFLREKKKRQIRESMRRGYMEMAKINLTIASEAFQAEYEAAHTVERLVSGG